The Sorex araneus isolate mSorAra2 chromosome 5, mSorAra2.pri, whole genome shotgun sequence genome has a segment encoding these proteins:
- the HNRNPD gene encoding heterogeneous nuclear ribonucleoprotein D0 isoform X3, with amino-acid sequence MSEEQFGGDGAAAAAVGGSAGEQEGAMVAAAPGAAAAAAAAAGSGAGTGGGSAAGGPEGGSAESEGAKIDASKNEEDEGHSNSSPRHSEAATAQREEWKMFIGGLSWDTTKKDLKDYFSKFGEVVDCTLKLDPITGRSRGFGFVLFKESESVDKVMDQKEHKLNGKVIDPKRAKAMKTKEPVKKIFVGGLSPDTPEEKIREYFGGFGEVESIELPMDNKTNKRRGFCFITFKEEEPVKKIMEKKYHNVGLSKCEIKVAMSKEQYQQQQQWGSRGGFAGRARGRGGDQQSGYGKVSRRGGHQNSYKPY; translated from the exons ATGTCGGAGGAGCAGTTCGGCGGGgacggggcggcggcggcggcggtagGCGGCTCGGCGGGCGAGCAGGAGGGAGCCATGGTGGCGGCGGCGCcgggggcagcggcggcggcggcggcggcggcgggaagcGGCGCCGGGACCGGGGGCGGCTCCGCGGCCGGAGGCCCCGAAGGGGGCAGCGCCGAGTCGGAGGGGGCGAAGATCGATGCCAGTAAGAACGAGGAGGATGAAGG CCATTCAAACTCCTCCCCACGACACTCTGAAGCAGCGACGGCACAGCGGGAAGAATG GAAAATGTTTATAGGCGGCCTTAGCTGGGACACTACAAAGAAAGATCTGAAGGACTACTTTTCCAAATTTGGCGAAGTTGTAGACTGCACTCTGAAGTTAGATCCTATCACAGGGCGATCGAGGGGGTTTGGCTTTGTGCTATTTAAAGAGTCGGAGAGTGTAGATAAG GTCATGGATCAAAAAGAACACAAATTGAATGGGAAGGTGATTGATCCTAAAAGGGCCAAAGCcatgaaaacaaaagaacctgttaaaaaaatatttgttggtGGCCTTTCTCCAGATACACCTGAAGAGAAAATAAGGGAGTACTTTGGTGGTTTTGGTGAG GTGGAATCCATAGAACTCCCCATGGACAACAAGACCAATAAGAGGCGTGGATTCTGCTTTATAACCTTTAAGGAAGAGGAACCAGTGAAGAAGATCATGGAAAAGAAATACCACAATGTTGGTCTAAGTAAA TGTGAGATCAAAGTGGCCATGTCCAAGGAGCAgtatcagcagcagcagcagtgggggTCTAGAGGAGGGTTTGCAGGAAGAGCTCGCGGAAGAGGTGGTG accaGCAGAGTGGTTATGGGAAAGTATCCAGGCGAGGTGGTCATCAAAATAGCTACAAACCATACTAA
- the HNRNPD gene encoding heterogeneous nuclear ribonucleoprotein D0 isoform X1, whose product MSEEQFGGDGAAAAAVGGSAGEQEGAMVAAAPGAAAAAAAAAGSGAGTGGGSAAGGPEGGSAESEGAKIDASKNEEDEGHSNSSPRHSEAATAQREEWKMFIGGLSWDTTKKDLKDYFSKFGEVVDCTLKLDPITGRSRGFGFVLFKESESVDKVMDQKEHKLNGKVIDPKRAKAMKTKEPVKKIFVGGLSPDTPEEKIREYFGGFGEVESIELPMDNKTNKRRGFCFITFKEEEPVKKIMEKKYHNVGLSKCEIKVAMSKEQYQQQQQWGSRGGFAGRARGRGGGPSQNWNQGYSNYWNQGYGNYGYNSQGYGGYGGYDYTGYNNYYGYGDYSNQQSGYGKVSRRGGHQNSYKPY is encoded by the exons ATGTCGGAGGAGCAGTTCGGCGGGgacggggcggcggcggcggcggtagGCGGCTCGGCGGGCGAGCAGGAGGGAGCCATGGTGGCGGCGGCGCcgggggcagcggcggcggcggcggcggcggcgggaagcGGCGCCGGGACCGGGGGCGGCTCCGCGGCCGGAGGCCCCGAAGGGGGCAGCGCCGAGTCGGAGGGGGCGAAGATCGATGCCAGTAAGAACGAGGAGGATGAAGG CCATTCAAACTCCTCCCCACGACACTCTGAAGCAGCGACGGCACAGCGGGAAGAATG GAAAATGTTTATAGGCGGCCTTAGCTGGGACACTACAAAGAAAGATCTGAAGGACTACTTTTCCAAATTTGGCGAAGTTGTAGACTGCACTCTGAAGTTAGATCCTATCACAGGGCGATCGAGGGGGTTTGGCTTTGTGCTATTTAAAGAGTCGGAGAGTGTAGATAAG GTCATGGATCAAAAAGAACACAAATTGAATGGGAAGGTGATTGATCCTAAAAGGGCCAAAGCcatgaaaacaaaagaacctgttaaaaaaatatttgttggtGGCCTTTCTCCAGATACACCTGAAGAGAAAATAAGGGAGTACTTTGGTGGTTTTGGTGAG GTGGAATCCATAGAACTCCCCATGGACAACAAGACCAATAAGAGGCGTGGATTCTGCTTTATAACCTTTAAGGAAGAGGAACCAGTGAAGAAGATCATGGAAAAGAAATACCACAATGTTGGTCTAAGTAAA TGTGAGATCAAAGTGGCCATGTCCAAGGAGCAgtatcagcagcagcagcagtgggggTCTAGAGGAGGGTTTGCAGGAAGAGCTCGCGGAAGAGGTGGTG GCCCCAGTCAAAACTGGAACCAGGGATATAGTAACTATTGGAATCAAGGCTATGGCAACTATGGATATAACAGCCAAGGTTACGGTGGTTATGGAGGATATGACTACACTGGTTACAACAACTACTATGGATATGGTGATTATAGCA accaGCAGAGTGGTTATGGGAAAGTATCCAGGCGAGGTGGTCATCAAAATAGCTACAAACCATACTAA
- the HNRNPD gene encoding heterogeneous nuclear ribonucleoprotein D0 isoform X2, whose translation MSEEQFGGDGAAAAAVGGSAGEQEGAMVAAAPGAAAAAAAAAGSGAGTGGGSAAGGPEGGSAESEGAKIDASKNEEDEGKMFIGGLSWDTTKKDLKDYFSKFGEVVDCTLKLDPITGRSRGFGFVLFKESESVDKVMDQKEHKLNGKVIDPKRAKAMKTKEPVKKIFVGGLSPDTPEEKIREYFGGFGEVESIELPMDNKTNKRRGFCFITFKEEEPVKKIMEKKYHNVGLSKCEIKVAMSKEQYQQQQQWGSRGGFAGRARGRGGGPSQNWNQGYSNYWNQGYGNYGYNSQGYGGYGGYDYTGYNNYYGYGDYSNQQSGYGKVSRRGGHQNSYKPY comes from the exons ATGTCGGAGGAGCAGTTCGGCGGGgacggggcggcggcggcggcggtagGCGGCTCGGCGGGCGAGCAGGAGGGAGCCATGGTGGCGGCGGCGCcgggggcagcggcggcggcggcggcggcggcgggaagcGGCGCCGGGACCGGGGGCGGCTCCGCGGCCGGAGGCCCCGAAGGGGGCAGCGCCGAGTCGGAGGGGGCGAAGATCGATGCCAGTAAGAACGAGGAGGATGAAGG GAAAATGTTTATAGGCGGCCTTAGCTGGGACACTACAAAGAAAGATCTGAAGGACTACTTTTCCAAATTTGGCGAAGTTGTAGACTGCACTCTGAAGTTAGATCCTATCACAGGGCGATCGAGGGGGTTTGGCTTTGTGCTATTTAAAGAGTCGGAGAGTGTAGATAAG GTCATGGATCAAAAAGAACACAAATTGAATGGGAAGGTGATTGATCCTAAAAGGGCCAAAGCcatgaaaacaaaagaacctgttaaaaaaatatttgttggtGGCCTTTCTCCAGATACACCTGAAGAGAAAATAAGGGAGTACTTTGGTGGTTTTGGTGAG GTGGAATCCATAGAACTCCCCATGGACAACAAGACCAATAAGAGGCGTGGATTCTGCTTTATAACCTTTAAGGAAGAGGAACCAGTGAAGAAGATCATGGAAAAGAAATACCACAATGTTGGTCTAAGTAAA TGTGAGATCAAAGTGGCCATGTCCAAGGAGCAgtatcagcagcagcagcagtgggggTCTAGAGGAGGGTTTGCAGGAAGAGCTCGCGGAAGAGGTGGTG GCCCCAGTCAAAACTGGAACCAGGGATATAGTAACTATTGGAATCAAGGCTATGGCAACTATGGATATAACAGCCAAGGTTACGGTGGTTATGGAGGATATGACTACACTGGTTACAACAACTACTATGGATATGGTGATTATAGCA accaGCAGAGTGGTTATGGGAAAGTATCCAGGCGAGGTGGTCATCAAAATAGCTACAAACCATACTAA
- the HNRNPD gene encoding heterogeneous nuclear ribonucleoprotein D0 isoform X4, with product MSEEQFGGDGAAAAAVGGSAGEQEGAMVAAAPGAAAAAAAAAGSGAGTGGGSAAGGPEGGSAESEGAKIDASKNEEDEGKMFIGGLSWDTTKKDLKDYFSKFGEVVDCTLKLDPITGRSRGFGFVLFKESESVDKVMDQKEHKLNGKVIDPKRAKAMKTKEPVKKIFVGGLSPDTPEEKIREYFGGFGEVESIELPMDNKTNKRRGFCFITFKEEEPVKKIMEKKYHNVGLSKCEIKVAMSKEQYQQQQQWGSRGGFAGRARGRGGDQQSGYGKVSRRGGHQNSYKPY from the exons ATGTCGGAGGAGCAGTTCGGCGGGgacggggcggcggcggcggcggtagGCGGCTCGGCGGGCGAGCAGGAGGGAGCCATGGTGGCGGCGGCGCcgggggcagcggcggcggcggcggcggcggcgggaagcGGCGCCGGGACCGGGGGCGGCTCCGCGGCCGGAGGCCCCGAAGGGGGCAGCGCCGAGTCGGAGGGGGCGAAGATCGATGCCAGTAAGAACGAGGAGGATGAAGG GAAAATGTTTATAGGCGGCCTTAGCTGGGACACTACAAAGAAAGATCTGAAGGACTACTTTTCCAAATTTGGCGAAGTTGTAGACTGCACTCTGAAGTTAGATCCTATCACAGGGCGATCGAGGGGGTTTGGCTTTGTGCTATTTAAAGAGTCGGAGAGTGTAGATAAG GTCATGGATCAAAAAGAACACAAATTGAATGGGAAGGTGATTGATCCTAAAAGGGCCAAAGCcatgaaaacaaaagaacctgttaaaaaaatatttgttggtGGCCTTTCTCCAGATACACCTGAAGAGAAAATAAGGGAGTACTTTGGTGGTTTTGGTGAG GTGGAATCCATAGAACTCCCCATGGACAACAAGACCAATAAGAGGCGTGGATTCTGCTTTATAACCTTTAAGGAAGAGGAACCAGTGAAGAAGATCATGGAAAAGAAATACCACAATGTTGGTCTAAGTAAA TGTGAGATCAAAGTGGCCATGTCCAAGGAGCAgtatcagcagcagcagcagtgggggTCTAGAGGAGGGTTTGCAGGAAGAGCTCGCGGAAGAGGTGGTG accaGCAGAGTGGTTATGGGAAAGTATCCAGGCGAGGTGGTCATCAAAATAGCTACAAACCATACTAA